Proteins from a single region of Haloarcula laminariae:
- a CDS encoding amphi-Trp domain-containing protein, with product MADHDSERSVIRPGREFEQEYRLDASEAGEFLIAIGEQLRDGDELTIVDDEWELPFAFGEPVELEIDFEGMGEPELEIEIELPGRTDERAPSVE from the coding sequence ATGGCAGACCATGACAGCGAGCGCTCGGTCATCCGCCCGGGCCGGGAGTTCGAGCAGGAGTACCGACTGGACGCGAGCGAGGCCGGCGAGTTCCTCATCGCTATCGGCGAACAGCTGCGCGACGGCGACGAACTCACTATCGTCGACGACGAGTGGGAACTCCCCTTCGCCTTCGGCGAGCCGGTCGAACTGGAGATTGACTTCGAGGGGATGGGCGAGCCGGAACTCGAAATCGAGATAGAGCTGCCCGGCCGCACTGACGAGCGCGCGCCCAGCGTCGAGTGA
- a CDS encoding universal stress protein codes for MYETILFPTDGSEAAAAALDHAVDHARQYDAALHVLFVARDDFGPSGLVHGEHDDIEQSDMVGEHDETQSSGMTNEDSERVGAIVEHGETVVSGVADSVGDDVTVETAVRSGNAYERILAYADEEGADLVVMGTHGRTGVDRYLLGSVTEKVVRTADAPVLTVRAAET; via the coding sequence ATGTACGAGACCATCCTCTTCCCAACCGACGGTAGCGAGGCCGCAGCTGCGGCGCTGGACCACGCCGTCGACCACGCCAGGCAGTACGACGCGGCGTTGCACGTGCTGTTCGTCGCCCGGGACGACTTCGGTCCCTCGGGGCTGGTCCACGGGGAACACGACGACATCGAACAGTCCGACATGGTCGGCGAGCACGACGAGACCCAGTCCTCGGGGATGACGAACGAGGACTCCGAACGGGTTGGCGCTATCGTCGAACACGGCGAGACCGTCGTCTCGGGGGTCGCCGATTCGGTCGGTGACGACGTGACCGTCGAAACGGCGGTCCGCAGCGGGAACGCCTACGAACGCATCCTCGCCTACGCCGACGAGGAGGGCGCAGACCTGGTCGTGATGGGGACCCACGGGCGGACCGGCGTGGACCGCTATCTCCTCGGGAGCGTCACCGAAAAAGTGGTCCGGACCGCCGACGCCCCGGTCCTCACCGTCCGCGCGGCGGAGACGTAG
- a CDS encoding flippase — MGLRDELAGRFRAQLAGKIIRAVGGSLLTVGLARLLDPDGYGLLFLALSVVTVFQLVTIGIGRSAGRYIAEYREQDRSQLRYIVRDSSLILVAVMLVAVLVLTGSATQIASLFDEPALRPFLLVGSLFVVLWMAITFLEKVLQGFEAIRFVAVMGSVGRLSRVALALGLVAAGFGALGALWGYVVSALLTTALGTAYLLRQLRQYDTDGSGPEPGLRRRIFEYAVPTTATNMSRYLDHQVDTLLVGYFLSPVAVSFYVIAEQVVNFLETPLSALGFTLSPTFGAQKAAGNVEQMSRIYEDALLNGLLLYVPAGVGLVLVARPTVTLVFGAEYSGAVPVLQVLGLYVILKAITKVSDNGLDYLGRARERAVARVITALLNVGLTVALIQPFGVTGAALATLITHGLYTATNVYISAQEFQLRAGFLLRRAGKIVGVSLVMAAVVFALSGYISGWLTLALVVGAGVLVWAVLSVTTGLLEPRQVVAVVT, encoded by the coding sequence ATGGGGCTGAGAGACGAACTCGCCGGCCGGTTCAGGGCCCAGCTCGCGGGGAAGATAATCAGAGCCGTCGGCGGCTCCCTGCTGACGGTCGGTTTGGCGCGGTTGCTCGACCCCGACGGCTACGGGCTCCTCTTTCTGGCCCTCTCGGTGGTGACCGTCTTCCAGCTCGTCACGATAGGTATCGGCCGCTCCGCGGGGCGGTACATCGCCGAGTACCGGGAGCAAGACCGGTCCCAGCTGCGCTATATCGTCCGCGACTCGTCGCTCATCCTGGTCGCGGTCATGCTGGTCGCGGTGCTCGTACTGACGGGGTCGGCGACCCAGATTGCCTCACTGTTCGACGAACCGGCCCTGCGGCCGTTCCTGCTGGTCGGGTCGCTGTTTGTGGTCCTCTGGATGGCTATCACGTTCCTCGAGAAGGTCCTCCAGGGGTTCGAGGCGATTCGGTTCGTCGCGGTCATGGGGAGCGTCGGCCGTCTCAGCCGCGTGGCGCTGGCGCTCGGCCTCGTCGCCGCCGGCTTCGGCGCGCTCGGCGCGCTCTGGGGCTACGTGGTCAGCGCGCTGTTGACCACCGCGCTCGGGACGGCCTATCTGCTCCGACAGCTCCGGCAGTACGACACCGACGGGAGCGGGCCCGAACCCGGGCTCAGACGCCGCATCTTCGAGTACGCCGTACCGACGACGGCGACCAACATGTCGAGATATCTGGACCACCAGGTCGACACGCTCCTCGTCGGCTACTTCCTCTCGCCCGTGGCGGTGAGCTTCTACGTCATCGCCGAACAGGTGGTGAACTTCCTGGAGACCCCGCTGTCGGCGCTTGGCTTTACGCTCTCCCCGACCTTCGGCGCCCAGAAGGCGGCCGGCAACGTCGAACAGATGTCCCGGATATACGAGGACGCCCTCCTGAACGGGCTGTTGCTGTACGTGCCCGCCGGCGTGGGACTGGTCCTCGTGGCTCGGCCGACCGTCACGCTCGTGTTCGGCGCGGAATACAGCGGGGCCGTCCCCGTCTTACAGGTCCTCGGGCTCTACGTGATACTGAAGGCGATAACGAAGGTCTCGGACAACGGCCTCGACTACCTCGGGCGGGCGCGGGAACGCGCCGTCGCGCGGGTGATAACGGCGCTGCTCAACGTCGGTCTGACCGTGGCGCTCATCCAGCCCTTCGGCGTGACCGGCGCCGCGCTGGCGACGCTCATCACCCACGGGCTCTACACCGCGACGAACGTCTACATCTCCGCCCAGGAGTTCCAGCTCCGCGCCGGCTTTCTCCTCAGGCGGGCCGGCAAGATAGTCGGGGTCTCGCTTGTGATGGCGGCGGTCGTCTTCGCGCTCTCGGGGTACATCTCGGGGTGGCTCACGCTCGCGCTCGTCGTCGGGGCCGGGGTCCTCGTGTGGGCGGTGCTGTCCGTGACGACCGGGCTACTCGAACCCCGACAGGTGGTCGCCGTCGTGACGTGA
- a CDS encoding right-handed parallel beta-helix repeat-containing protein: MSDEGQPRGESAGGGQSHSRRRQVLALLGAGIAGGVVGSGLNELLEDDDGLDGTVDVHAPNDSREYDVVLSETDDGYSAVDPEGGTINSGADGWRVLENSIDAAPDSGSILVSGEYAGRSAIDVNKSLRIHGKNAVVDHRGDGEFAFRFQGTERFQTSLAAAVDAGTNSIELDRASGVERGDMVLLEDADGAGVLGRGKPPGEPHSVLSRDGRTLQLEDSVVWQEGYDAGTRVYVLDPISVQMSGFRLQSQNGSGDYFGVLAQACRDSRFENLWLDRFGNRGILLEACANSRVHNCTVLRSADIQNGNGYGIQVWAGCHDILVSGCTAKECRHPLSVTAGGPREVASRSLTFRDCFVTADGSAALNCHGGSAHDVRFEGCKVHTRGDPGVRTGARKTNVAGCEFRMDGHNAIDTRDDGQAMQLTVTDTDVFGAGTAVHLDGEAEFEFAPSWKLVQLDGVRANGCSRFFNLDTENIDRVRELVVSGCYWDEVDGEGFRISNRIDGGIIEGNDFGGALSESHVHARDTPNTDVNNLQIVDNRFRQPTGGTTFVRLAHSQQCEVSDNTFEADADVGIYVDGPGSTGNIVSGNTYYAPSPASDPADVHSGSVARNNAVYDTDSGRWR; the protein is encoded by the coding sequence ATGTCCGACGAGGGGCAGCCACGCGGGGAGAGCGCTGGAGGCGGTCAGTCGCACAGTCGGCGCCGACAGGTGCTGGCGCTCCTGGGTGCCGGAATCGCCGGCGGGGTTGTCGGGTCGGGGCTAAACGAACTACTCGAAGACGACGACGGACTCGACGGGACTGTCGACGTCCACGCGCCGAACGATTCGAGGGAGTACGACGTCGTACTCTCCGAGACCGACGACGGGTACAGCGCCGTCGACCCGGAGGGCGGGACGATCAACTCGGGAGCCGACGGCTGGCGCGTGCTCGAAAACAGCATCGATGCCGCCCCCGACAGCGGCTCTATCCTCGTCTCGGGGGAGTACGCGGGCAGGTCGGCTATCGACGTGAACAAGTCCCTCAGGATACACGGGAAGAACGCGGTTGTCGACCATCGCGGGGACGGCGAGTTCGCGTTCCGCTTTCAGGGGACCGAACGGTTTCAGACGTCTCTCGCCGCCGCCGTCGACGCCGGGACCAACAGTATCGAACTGGACAGAGCGTCGGGGGTAGAGCGCGGCGACATGGTCCTGCTCGAAGACGCGGACGGGGCCGGTGTGCTCGGGCGCGGGAAGCCGCCCGGCGAGCCCCACAGCGTCCTGTCCCGGGACGGGCGCACCCTCCAGCTCGAGGACTCGGTCGTCTGGCAGGAAGGGTACGACGCGGGAACGCGCGTCTACGTTCTCGACCCTATCAGCGTGCAGATGTCGGGCTTCCGGCTCCAGTCACAGAACGGGAGCGGGGACTACTTCGGGGTGCTCGCACAGGCCTGTCGGGACTCCCGCTTCGAGAACCTCTGGCTCGACCGGTTCGGGAACCGCGGGATACTGTTGGAGGCCTGCGCGAACAGCCGAGTACACAACTGCACCGTCCTGCGGAGCGCCGACATCCAGAACGGCAACGGCTACGGAATCCAGGTCTGGGCCGGCTGCCACGACATCCTCGTCTCCGGGTGTACCGCAAAGGAGTGTCGGCACCCGCTCTCGGTGACCGCCGGCGGTCCCCGGGAGGTCGCCTCGCGGTCGCTCACGTTTCGCGACTGTTTCGTCACGGCCGACGGGTCGGCCGCGCTCAACTGCCACGGCGGGTCGGCCCACGACGTTCGGTTCGAGGGGTGCAAGGTCCACACCCGTGGCGACCCCGGCGTTCGGACGGGCGCCAGAAAGACCAACGTGGCGGGGTGTGAGTTCCGGATGGACGGTCACAACGCCATCGACACGCGCGACGACGGCCAGGCGATGCAGCTCACGGTCACCGACACGGACGTCTTCGGTGCGGGCACCGCGGTCCACCTCGACGGGGAGGCGGAGTTCGAGTTCGCCCCCAGCTGGAAGCTCGTACAGCTCGACGGGGTGCGAGCCAACGGGTGTAGCCGGTTTTTCAACCTCGACACCGAGAACATCGACCGGGTCCGCGAGCTGGTCGTCAGCGGGTGTTACTGGGACGAAGTCGACGGGGAGGGGTTCCGGATTTCGAACCGTATCGACGGCGGCATCATCGAGGGCAACGACTTCGGCGGCGCGCTCTCGGAGTCACACGTTCACGCTCGCGATACCCCCAACACCGACGTGAACAATCTGCAGATAGTCGACAACCGGTTCCGCCAGCCGACCGGCGGGACCACGTTCGTGCGGCTGGCCCACAGCCAGCAGTGTGAGGTCTCGGACAACACGTTCGAGGCGGACGCCGACGTGGGGATATACGTCGACGGCCCCGGGTCGACCGGAAACATAGTGAGCGGGAACACGTACTACGCGCCGTCGCCCGCCAGCGACCCGGCCGACGTACACAGCGGGTCGGTCGCCCGAAACAACGCGGTCTACGACACGGACAGCGGGCGATGGCGCTGA
- a CDS encoding glycosyltransferase family 4 protein, which produces MASDASSLKVLQVSSAGMEFFLNQLDILDELGVDCDAVYTGDFRDGGHVYGGDNIHTGLLNSIAGHNPVYYAIRGSILYPQILKSSLVEDYDLVHINSGVVAPLGLGQPQRPVVMTFWGDDVLGDRLGGLQPKLTKLCATRSDHVIVRSQEMKDALPCDATIIPSGVDMSLFSPMDQVRAQEAVGWNPDERHVIFPYHPSNEKKRYPVARETVERVDEAVDERVRLQVVDDVDFDDMPLYYNAADALLMPSLREGSPNTVKEAMACNLPVVSTEAGDTRTRLGPVDNSYVCSTDSELVDGLIAVLESGARSDGREFVEEVSLERMGERILSIYESVLEQ; this is translated from the coding sequence GTGGCTAGCGACGCTTCGTCGCTGAAGGTGCTGCAGGTGTCGAGCGCCGGGATGGAGTTCTTCCTGAACCAGCTGGACATCCTCGACGAGCTCGGCGTCGACTGCGACGCGGTGTACACCGGCGACTTCCGGGACGGGGGCCACGTCTACGGCGGGGACAACATCCACACGGGCCTGCTGAACAGCATCGCCGGGCACAACCCGGTCTACTACGCGATTCGGGGGTCGATACTGTACCCCCAGATTCTCAAGTCGTCGCTGGTCGAGGACTACGACCTGGTCCACATCAACTCCGGCGTCGTCGCGCCGCTGGGGCTGGGCCAGCCACAGCGCCCCGTCGTCATGACCTTCTGGGGCGACGACGTACTCGGCGACCGGCTGGGCGGGTTACAGCCGAAGCTGACGAAGCTCTGTGCCACCCGGAGCGACCACGTCATCGTCCGGAGCCAGGAGATGAAAGACGCCCTGCCCTGTGACGCGACGATTATCCCGAGCGGCGTCGACATGTCGCTTTTTAGCCCGATGGACCAGGTGCGGGCCCAGGAGGCCGTCGGCTGGAACCCGGACGAACGCCACGTCATCTTCCCGTATCACCCGTCGAACGAGAAGAAACGCTACCCCGTCGCCAGGGAGACGGTCGAGCGCGTCGACGAGGCGGTCGACGAGCGGGTCCGGCTCCAGGTCGTCGACGACGTGGACTTCGACGACATGCCGCTGTACTACAACGCCGCCGACGCGCTCCTGATGCCATCGCTCCGCGAGGGGTCGCCGAACACGGTCAAGGAAGCGATGGCCTGTAACCTCCCCGTCGTCTCGACCGAAGCCGGCGACACGCGGACGCGGCTGGGGCCGGTGGACAACTCCTACGTCTGTTCGACCGACTCCGAACTGGTCGACGGGCTCATCGCCGTCCTGGAGTCGGGCGCACGCTCCGACGGGCGGGAGTTCGTCGAGGAGGTCAGCCTCGAACGGATGGGCGAGCGGATACTCTCCATCTACGAGTCGGTCCTGGAGCAATGA
- a CDS encoding polysaccharide deacetylase family protein: protein MSADNRRHACITLDLENNWNFDDPELQYATFDYLDEYIDLIDGLDLPLSVFVVGETIEERPDAIERLQERLEVEFHLHSYTHDLSGSADLRREVRRGKQAFESFFGRQPAGYRSTQGRVDRSDLRLLESEGFQFDSSVFPTYRPGVYNNLDMPIEPYRAGDLYEIPVGVVPKLRIPLSQAYIKAIKTPFLPVLRRVPLQDVVVFNTHLQDFYHTRAHEELDYPKRFFYGRNIDAAESVFRQVVETLRRKGFSFVKMTDVYDSCTASAATERNIRQ from the coding sequence ATGAGCGCCGACAACCGACGACACGCCTGTATCACGCTCGACCTCGAAAACAACTGGAATTTCGACGACCCGGAGCTACAGTACGCGACGTTCGACTATCTCGACGAGTACATCGACCTCATCGACGGGCTCGACCTCCCGCTTTCGGTGTTCGTCGTCGGGGAGACGATAGAGGAACGGCCGGACGCCATCGAACGGCTCCAGGAGCGCCTGGAGGTCGAGTTTCACCTCCACTCGTACACGCACGACCTCTCCGGGTCGGCCGACCTCCGCCGGGAGGTCCGCAGGGGGAAGCAGGCGTTCGAGTCCTTTTTCGGCCGACAGCCGGCGGGGTACCGGTCGACCCAGGGGCGGGTCGACCGGTCCGACCTGCGCCTCCTCGAATCGGAGGGGTTCCAGTTCGATTCGAGCGTCTTTCCGACCTACCGCCCCGGGGTGTACAACAACCTGGACATGCCGATCGAACCGTACCGGGCGGGCGACCTGTACGAGATTCCGGTCGGGGTGGTTCCGAAGCTCAGAATCCCGCTGTCCCAGGCGTACATCAAAGCGATCAAGACCCCGTTTCTCCCCGTGCTTCGGCGCGTGCCGCTACAGGACGTCGTCGTGTTCAACACCCACCTCCAGGATTTCTATCACACGCGAGCACACGAGGAGCTCGACTACCCCAAGCGGTTCTTCTACGGTCGGAACATCGACGCCGCCGAGAGCGTGTTCAGGCAGGTCGTCGAGACGCTCCGGCGGAAGGGTTTCTCCTTCGTCAAGATGACTGACGTGTACGATAGCTGTACCGCAAGCGCCGCGACGGAGCGGAACATCCGGCAGTAA
- a CDS encoding glycosyltransferase family 4 protein has translation MTAPANGQAAASGHSVHAPSDADVTLPPRSHVCFISPYIRAYLEPGAETHVGGAQRQQYLLATRLRERGHTVSFVSFESEGDTRERIDGFDVWNTLPATNDAVAAPKALAKILRTIRRVDADLFYVRGNPPLCILASYCCALLDESLVYVVANDSNVELSKLSTHHGLFEYTLPKLAYVDAIGRADRVVAQTDHQRDILADVFDIQSTVVPNGYTVPPDDEVVPASERGHVLWVGTLDPDQKRPERFLDLAERLPGVDFRMVGWSEDAAYRSGIVDRADALPNLAFEGFVPPDEIDRHYRDAVAYVNTSAYEGFPNTVLESWRFAVPVVSLRAVLDGLLADAGVGYRTGTMDELTETVDRLWNDRDEAAATGRAGREYLQDNYALDAVYETYAGIFTDIISGP, from the coding sequence ATGACCGCGCCGGCGAACGGTCAGGCGGCCGCGTCCGGGCACAGCGTTCACGCGCCGTCGGACGCGGACGTGACGCTCCCCCCGCGCTCGCACGTCTGTTTCATCAGCCCGTACATCCGGGCGTATCTGGAGCCGGGTGCCGAGACCCACGTCGGCGGGGCTCAGCGACAGCAGTACCTGCTCGCGACGCGGCTTCGGGAGCGGGGCCACACGGTCTCGTTCGTCTCCTTCGAGTCCGAGGGCGACACCCGCGAACGAATCGACGGGTTCGACGTCTGGAACACGCTCCCGGCGACGAACGACGCGGTCGCGGCGCCGAAAGCGCTCGCGAAGATACTCCGGACCATCCGTCGCGTCGACGCGGACCTCTTCTACGTCCGCGGGAACCCGCCCCTCTGTATCCTGGCGAGCTACTGCTGTGCGCTGTTGGACGAGTCGCTGGTCTACGTCGTTGCCAACGACTCGAACGTCGAGCTCTCGAAGCTGTCCACCCACCACGGGCTGTTCGAGTACACCCTGCCCAAACTGGCCTACGTCGACGCCATCGGACGGGCCGACCGGGTCGTCGCCCAGACCGACCACCAGCGCGACATCCTCGCGGACGTGTTCGACATCCAGTCGACGGTCGTCCCGAACGGCTACACCGTCCCTCCCGACGACGAGGTCGTTCCGGCGTCGGAGCGGGGCCACGTGCTGTGGGTCGGGACGCTCGACCCCGACCAGAAGCGACCCGAGCGGTTCCTCGACCTGGCCGAGCGGCTCCCCGGCGTCGACTTCCGGATGGTCGGCTGGTCCGAGGACGCCGCCTACCGGAGCGGCATCGTCGACCGCGCGGACGCGCTCCCGAACCTGGCGTTCGAGGGGTTCGTCCCGCCCGACGAAATCGACCGCCACTACCGGGACGCCGTCGCCTACGTGAACACGTCGGCCTACGAGGGGTTCCCCAACACCGTCCTCGAATCGTGGCGCTTTGCCGTGCCGGTCGTCTCGCTGCGGGCCGTCCTCGACGGACTCCTCGCGGACGCGGGGGTCGGCTACCGGACCGGCACGATGGACGAGCTGACCGAGACTGTAGACCGGCTCTGGAACGACCGGGACGAGGCCGCGGCGACGGGGCGGGCGGGCCGTGAGTACCTGCAGGACAACTACGCCCTGGACGCGGTCTACGAGACGTACGCCGGGATATTCACCGACATCATCTCGGGGCCGTGA
- a CDS encoding metal-dependent hydrolase, with protein sequence MPWTHAVVGYIAFSLTSHALARAAPSTRETALVAFGALLPDLVDKPLAWQFGLFGGRTLAHSVFVAVPLSAAAVAAAARRGRPRLGLAFATGYLLHLPGDLLPEFLDTGRLEISTLLWPVTEGGGGRSDSFVREFMSNVGPYVQDIGATILAGELSGQLLALLSLWGLTFALWVYDGMPVFRDGYDWLRRTVAQQR encoded by the coding sequence ATGCCCTGGACCCACGCGGTGGTCGGTTACATCGCGTTCTCGCTCACCTCACACGCGCTCGCCAGGGCCGCCCCTTCCACCAGGGAGACGGCGCTGGTCGCGTTCGGCGCGTTGCTCCCGGACCTGGTCGACAAGCCGCTGGCCTGGCAGTTCGGCCTGTTCGGCGGGCGGACGCTTGCCCACTCCGTGTTCGTCGCCGTTCCCCTCTCGGCCGCCGCCGTCGCGGCCGCTGCCCGGCGGGGACGACCGCGGCTCGGGCTGGCGTTTGCTACCGGCTATCTGTTGCATCTCCCGGGCGACCTGCTGCCGGAGTTTCTCGACACCGGCCGCCTGGAGATATCGACGCTGCTCTGGCCGGTCACGGAGGGCGGCGGCGGCCGGAGCGACAGCTTCGTCCGGGAGTTCATGAGCAACGTCGGCCCGTACGTCCAGGACATCGGCGCGACGATTCTGGCCGGCGAGCTCTCGGGCCAGCTGCTCGCGCTCCTCTCGCTGTGGGGGCTCACGTTCGCGCTGTGGGTCTACGACGGGATGCCGGTCTTCCGGGACGGCTACGACTGGCTGCGCCGTACTGTCGCCCAACAGCGGTAA
- a CDS encoding DUF1616 domain-containing protein gives MTQVQSTLRDGVDLVAIVGLVALLNLVVFRPVTGGAAVRVALGTVLVLFVPGYVLLAALFPEAGQSPTDGSVSLFDKSRPERSIDGLERAALSFALSIALVPLLVFGLMVSRYAFAAVPVTVTLTLWTALLTPVAAVRRFRLPRGQRFRVPVGRWFAARTRLTGAADSRFEAALNVGLVAVVVLALGTSAFAVAAPPDGERYTEFYVTTEDGEGNLSFSDYPETVTPGEPEPMWVGIENYERDRIDYSVVVQLQRRAGGADGSAVAERETVDRFSATLGPTETRHLNRNLTVSNRLTGDDRRLVFLLYMGPVPDSPTAENAYRSVHLWVDVGTGTVTVLPDDTTDQTGPGASEPGTGAVTVLPDDTANQTSPGAGEPGTATTGAPSS, from the coding sequence ATGACACAGGTGCAATCTACGCTACGAGACGGAGTCGATCTGGTCGCTATCGTCGGGCTCGTCGCCCTGCTGAATCTGGTGGTCTTCCGACCGGTGACCGGCGGGGCCGCCGTCCGCGTCGCTCTCGGGACTGTTCTCGTGTTGTTCGTCCCGGGGTACGTGTTGCTCGCCGCGCTGTTCCCCGAGGCCGGGCAGTCACCGACCGACGGCTCGGTTTCACTGTTCGACAAATCGCGACCGGAGCGGAGTATCGACGGCCTCGAACGCGCCGCGCTCTCGTTCGCGCTCAGTATCGCGCTCGTTCCGCTGCTCGTGTTCGGGCTGATGGTCTCGCGGTACGCCTTCGCCGCCGTCCCGGTCACGGTGACGCTCACCCTCTGGACGGCGCTCCTGACACCGGTCGCGGCCGTCCGCCGGTTTCGGCTCCCCCGGGGACAGCGGTTTCGCGTCCCCGTCGGGCGCTGGTTCGCCGCCCGTACGCGGCTCACGGGGGCCGCCGACAGCCGGTTCGAGGCCGCCCTGAACGTCGGTCTCGTCGCCGTCGTCGTGCTCGCGCTCGGCACGTCGGCGTTCGCCGTCGCGGCCCCGCCGGACGGCGAGCGGTACACCGAGTTCTACGTCACGACCGAGGACGGCGAGGGGAACCTCTCGTTTTCGGACTACCCTGAGACGGTTACGCCCGGCGAGCCCGAGCCGATGTGGGTCGGCATCGAGAACTACGAGCGCGACCGCATCGACTACTCCGTCGTTGTCCAGCTCCAGCGCCGCGCGGGCGGTGCCGACGGGTCGGCCGTCGCCGAACGCGAAACCGTCGACCGGTTCTCCGCGACGCTCGGGCCCACCGAGACCCGACACCTGAACCGAAACCTGACTGTCTCCAACCGGCTCACCGGCGACGACCGCCGGCTGGTCTTCCTCCTCTATATGGGGCCGGTTCCGGACTCGCCCACTGCCGAGAACGCCTACCGCTCCGTCCATCTGTGGGTCGATGTCGGAACCGGAACGGTGACTGTTCTACCGGACGATACCACGGACCAGACGGGTCCGGGAGCGAGCGAACCCGGAACCGGAGCGGTGACCGTTCTACCGGACGACACCGCGAACCAGACGAGCCCGGGGGCGGGCGAGCCCGGAACCGCCACGACGGGAGCGCCCTCGTCGTGA
- a CDS encoding GNAT family N-acetyltransferase: MLDSLQTTEQYTVDECDDRRAWNEFVDRNDGPAYNHWGWSDAVASYGHDRWHLVARERASDEIAAALPLYHVESRLFGSKLLSPAFAERGGIVCAETAQASKARRLLLEQTKRLAAELGVDYVSLRGDRDTDAAEFDVKNRYVTFRRATDVGADAVWEGVRDSRQRQITQAADNDALEFRVADSMADLKTYYRLYLRTMHRHGSPAHSFEFFETLWDRMQADGHFRLSLILHEGEAINGMVDLSLGSTVYQWGVVNNYDYRDLNGGSLLLWKSLERAAEDGFDAYEFGRTREGSGVYMFKKSFGGTKTWYDDVHYFPGETVDLPDPEADKYERAKEVWKRLPLTVTRVVGPQVRKQIGI; encoded by the coding sequence ATGCTAGACTCGCTACAGACGACCGAGCAGTACACCGTAGACGAGTGCGATGACAGGCGGGCCTGGAACGAGTTCGTCGACCGCAACGACGGCCCGGCGTACAACCACTGGGGCTGGAGCGACGCGGTCGCGTCGTACGGCCACGACCGCTGGCACCTCGTGGCCCGCGAGCGGGCGAGCGACGAGATAGCGGCCGCGCTGCCGCTGTACCACGTCGAAAGCCGTCTCTTCGGGTCGAAGCTGCTGTCCCCGGCGTTCGCCGAGCGCGGCGGCATCGTCTGTGCCGAGACGGCGCAGGCATCGAAGGCCAGGCGGCTCCTGCTGGAACAGACCAAGCGGCTCGCGGCGGAGCTGGGCGTCGATTACGTCAGCCTCCGCGGGGACCGGGACACCGACGCGGCGGAGTTCGACGTGAAGAACAGATACGTCACGTTCCGGCGAGCGACCGACGTCGGGGCCGACGCGGTCTGGGAGGGAGTCCGGGACAGCCGGCAGCGCCAGATAACCCAGGCCGCCGACAACGACGCCCTGGAGTTCAGAGTCGCGGATTCGATGGCCGACCTGAAGACGTACTACCGGCTCTACCTCAGAACGATGCACCGCCACGGGAGCCCGGCCCACTCCTTCGAGTTCTTCGAGACGCTCTGGGACCGGATGCAGGCGGACGGCCACTTCCGTCTCAGCCTGATACTGCACGAGGGGGAGGCGATAAACGGGATGGTCGACCTCTCGCTCGGGTCGACGGTCTACCAGTGGGGCGTCGTGAACAACTACGACTACCGCGACCTGAACGGCGGGAGCCTCCTCCTCTGGAAGTCCCTGGAACGCGCCGCGGAGGACGGGTTCGACGCCTACGAGTTCGGCCGCACGCGGGAAGGCTCCGGCGTCTACATGTTCAAGAAGAGCTTCGGCGGGACCAAAACCTGGTACGACGACGTCCACTACTTCCCGGGGGAGACGGTCGACCTCCCCGACCCGGAGGCGGACAAGTACGAGCGGGCCAAAGAGGTCTGGAAGCGGCTGCCGCTGACGGTCACACGCGTGGTCGGGCCGCAGGTTCGAAAACAGATAGGTATCTGA